One part of the Vogesella sp. LIG4 genome encodes these proteins:
- a CDS encoding flagellar hook assembly protein FlgD, translating into MTTIANSGFTQSQLDQINGTSSSSSTQANLTSAEEIQNRFLKLLTTQIQAQDPLNPMDNSQMTSQMSQISMVSGLEKLNATLQSMMDSQASSQSMAATNVLGKKVLAAGNDINLQQSSAAGMLKLAGPADKISVDITDSSGNIVRSLSLPAAGSAGMVSYTWDGKDKNGNLLADGSYSVNVTASSSGTAVTATPLQGYLVSAVAFDTGKPQLLLSSGQRVSMSDVQLITE; encoded by the coding sequence ATGACCACTATTGCCAACTCGGGTTTTACCCAGTCACAACTGGACCAGATCAACGGTACCAGCAGCTCGTCTTCGACCCAGGCCAACCTGACCTCGGCCGAGGAAATCCAGAACCGCTTCCTGAAGCTGCTCACCACGCAGATCCAGGCGCAGGATCCGCTGAACCCGATGGACAACAGCCAGATGACCTCGCAGATGTCGCAGATCAGCATGGTGTCCGGTCTGGAAAAGCTCAATGCCACGCTGCAGTCGATGATGGATTCGCAGGCGTCCAGCCAGTCGATGGCGGCCACCAATGTGCTGGGCAAGAAGGTGCTGGCGGCCGGCAATGACATCAATCTGCAGCAGAGCAGCGCGGCCGGCATGCTGAAACTGGCAGGCCCGGCGGACAAGATCTCGGTGGATATTACCGACAGCAGCGGCAACATCGTCCGTAGCCTGAGCCTGCCGGCGGCAGGTTCTGCCGGCATGGTCAGCTACACCTGGGATGGCAAGGACAAGAACGGCAATCTGCTGGCTGATGGCAGTTACAGTGTGAATGTCACTGCCAGCAGCTCCGGCACCGCGGTGACAGCCACCCCGTTGCAGGGCTACCTGGTAAGTGCAGTGGCATTCGACACCGGCAAACCGCAGTTGCTGCTTTCATCCGGACAGCGCGTCAGCATGTCGGATGTGCAACTGATTACCGAATAA
- a CDS encoding flagellar basal body rod protein FlgF, which produces MDKMLYLAMNGAKHVDLQQATTANNLANVHTTGFKADLVAFRALPVVGDGAPTRVYQVDNTVGHNLSQGALQQTGNDFDFALSTPGFFAVQLPDGSEAYTRGGGFELDASGTMRTRSGLVINGQTGPLQIPEGSKVVVREDGTVFADPGSGGALQEVGTIKLVNPPAGSVYKGDDGLFRQNDGQDADADPAVHVRSGFLEASNVNAVDGLVEMINHSKQYELNVRMMQTADQDARQATEILTLNG; this is translated from the coding sequence ATGGACAAGATGCTGTACCTGGCGATGAACGGCGCCAAGCATGTCGACCTGCAGCAGGCGACCACGGCCAACAACCTGGCCAACGTTCACACCACCGGCTTCAAGGCCGACCTGGTGGCGTTCCGCGCGCTGCCGGTGGTGGGCGATGGCGCACCGACCCGCGTCTACCAGGTGGACAACACCGTGGGGCACAACTTGTCGCAGGGCGCATTGCAGCAGACCGGCAATGATTTCGATTTTGCACTGTCCACACCGGGTTTTTTTGCCGTTCAGTTGCCGGACGGCAGTGAAGCCTATACCCGCGGCGGCGGCTTCGAGCTGGACGCCAGCGGCACCATGCGTACCCGTTCCGGCCTGGTGATCAACGGTCAGACCGGCCCGCTGCAGATTCCGGAAGGTAGCAAGGTGGTGGTGCGCGAAGATGGCACGGTATTTGCTGATCCGGGCAGCGGCGGTGCCCTGCAGGAAGTGGGCACCATCAAGCTGGTGAACCCGCCGGCCGGCAGCGTGTACAAGGGCGACGATGGCCTGTTCCGTCAGAACGACGGCCAGGATGCCGATGCCGACCCGGCAGTGCACGTGCGCAGCGGTTTTCTGGAAGCCAGTAATGTGAACGCCGTGGATGGTCTGGTCGAGATGATCAACCATTCCAAACAGTACGAGCTGAATGTCCGCATGATGCAGACCGCGGACCAGGATGCGCGTCAGGCGACCGAGATCCTGACGCTGAACGGTTAA
- the flgE gene encoding flagellar hook protein FlgE — MGFQQGLSGLSAASKELDVIGNNVANANTVGFKQSRAEFADLYANSLTAISNTQVGIGVQTVNVVQNFFQGNVTTTQNPLDLAISGPGFFQVNSAESGLGVAAYTRNGQFKLNKDGYFENNGYFLTGYQLDDFGNEIGAEGPLNIQNLAQGVAKATSNVNWNFNLDASSTSTPPIATQANGGYDVPDPAVRGSYSYTNTTKFFDNLGSAHSLTIYFVKRPATPPATQPNTWDVFRQVDGGTITNDDGTAAPAVGNTPTQISFDSLGQLQNTPVTFQLTAAQTGLPLANPVVVHLDGTTQYAGQFAVTSVSNDGFPLGNLASVGVGSDGLVTARFSNGYVKNIGHVKIYNFVNPEGLRPVGNNRWLYTSDAGAKTVGSPDSTGLGALQSGALEDSNVDTTAELVNMITAQRFYQANAQTIKTEDSILQTLLNLR; from the coding sequence ATGGGTTTTCAGCAGGGTTTGAGCGGTCTGAGCGCTGCCAGCAAGGAACTGGATGTTATCGGTAACAACGTGGCCAACGCCAACACCGTCGGCTTCAAACAGTCGCGCGCCGAGTTTGCCGATCTCTACGCCAACAGCCTGACGGCGATCAGCAACACCCAGGTGGGTATCGGTGTGCAGACCGTCAACGTAGTGCAGAACTTTTTCCAGGGTAACGTTACCACCACGCAGAACCCGCTGGACCTGGCGATATCCGGCCCGGGTTTCTTCCAGGTGAACTCTGCGGAAAGCGGTCTCGGTGTAGCGGCCTACACCCGTAATGGCCAGTTCAAGCTGAACAAGGACGGCTACTTCGAGAACAACGGTTATTTCCTGACGGGCTATCAGCTGGATGACTTCGGTAATGAAATCGGCGCGGAAGGGCCGTTGAATATCCAGAACCTTGCCCAAGGTGTCGCCAAGGCAACCAGCAATGTGAACTGGAACTTCAACCTGGATGCCAGCTCCACCTCGACACCGCCAATTGCCACCCAGGCAAACGGTGGCTACGATGTGCCGGACCCGGCGGTGCGCGGCTCCTACTCCTACACCAATACCACTAAGTTTTTTGACAACCTGGGCTCTGCGCACTCGCTGACAATCTATTTTGTGAAGCGGCCGGCTACCCCGCCTGCCACGCAACCCAATACCTGGGATGTATTCCGCCAGGTCGATGGCGGGACGATTACCAATGACGATGGCACGGCTGCACCTGCTGTAGGTAATACGCCAACCCAGATCAGCTTTGATAGCCTGGGCCAGCTGCAGAACACGCCGGTGACTTTCCAGCTCACCGCCGCCCAGACTGGGCTTCCTTTGGCTAATCCGGTAGTGGTGCATCTGGATGGCACTACCCAGTATGCCGGCCAGTTTGCGGTAACCAGTGTCAGCAATGATGGCTTCCCGCTGGGTAACCTGGCCAGCGTGGGTGTTGGCAGCGATGGCCTGGTGACGGCGCGTTTCTCCAACGGCTACGTGAAGAACATCGGCCACGTCAAAATCTACAACTTCGTCAACCCGGAAGGCCTGCGCCCGGTGGGCAACAACCGTTGGCTGTATACCAGCGATGCCGGCGCCAAGACGGTGGGCAGCCCGGACTCCACCGGCTTGGGTGCGCTGCAGTCGGGCGCGCTGGAAGATTCCAACGTGGATACCACCGCCGAGCTGGTGAACATGATTACCGCCCAGCGCTTCTACCAGGCCAATGCGCAGACCATCAAGACCGAAGACTCGATCCTGCAGACCCTGCTGAACCTGCGTTAA
- a CDS encoding pseudouridine synthase, with amino-acid sequence METVRLSKRLAEMGVCSRREADVYIEKGWVKVNGAVAVLGQKVGPDDHIVVDKQALAAQSQRVTILLNKPVGYVSGQAEDGYQPAAVLIRPETHWSGDRSNHRFSRDHLKGLAPAGRLDIDSVGLLVLTQDGRVAKEIIGENSEVEKEYLVRVEGELNADGLRLLNHGLSLDGEALLPAKVWWQNQDQLRFILREGKKRQIRRMCELVGLRVVGLKRIRIGSIMLGDLPTGQWRYLAEDERFG; translated from the coding sequence ATGGAGACGGTGCGTTTGTCCAAACGCCTGGCGGAAATGGGCGTCTGCTCGCGTCGCGAAGCGGATGTCTATATCGAAAAGGGCTGGGTGAAGGTCAACGGCGCGGTAGCCGTGCTGGGGCAGAAAGTCGGCCCGGACGACCATATCGTGGTGGACAAGCAGGCGCTGGCGGCACAGTCGCAGCGCGTCACCATCCTGCTCAACAAGCCGGTGGGCTATGTCTCCGGCCAGGCCGAGGATGGCTACCAGCCGGCCGCGGTGCTGATCCGCCCGGAAACCCACTGGAGCGGCGACCGCAGCAATCACCGCTTCTCGCGAGACCATCTGAAAGGGCTGGCGCCGGCCGGCCGCCTGGACATCGATTCGGTGGGCCTGCTGGTACTGACCCAGGATGGCCGTGTGGCCAAGGAAATCATCGGCGAGAATTCCGAGGTGGAAAAGGAATACCTGGTGCGGGTGGAAGGCGAATTGAACGCCGACGGCCTGCGACTGCTGAATCACGGCCTGTCGCTGGATGGCGAGGCACTGCTGCCGGCCAAGGTGTGGTGGCAGAACCAGGATCAGCTGCGCTTCATCCTGCGCGAGGGCAAGAAGCGCCAGATCCGCCGCATGTGCGAACTGGTGGGCCTGCGCGTGGTGGGCCTCAAGCGCATCCGTATCGGCAGCATCATGCTGGGCGATCTGCCTACCGGGCA
- the flgG gene encoding flagellar basal-body rod protein FlgG, producing the protein MMRSLYIGKTGMESSQFRLDVISNNLANVGTKAFKRSSAVFQDLMYQTLREPGSRLQTGEELPTGLHIGLGSAPTATARSHTQGSLSTSGNVFDLAINGRGFFKVTLPDGETGYTRDGEFQRGATGRLETSEGYPLQPELTVPDGTGFQVAEDGTVSYIPAGSSARADIGQLQLADFINPAGLESLGGNLYRETTASGAPIAGTGGLQNFGTIKSGFLEESNVNVAEELVGMIQAQRAYEMNSRSIKTSDEMLQRLTQM; encoded by the coding sequence ATGATGCGTTCGCTTTACATCGGCAAGACCGGTATGGAGTCCAGCCAGTTTCGCCTGGATGTGATCTCCAACAACCTGGCCAACGTGGGGACCAAGGCGTTCAAGCGCAGCAGTGCGGTGTTTCAGGACCTGATGTACCAGACCCTGCGCGAGCCGGGTTCGCGACTGCAAACCGGCGAGGAGCTGCCTACCGGCCTGCATATCGGCCTGGGCTCCGCGCCCACGGCAACCGCGCGCTCGCATACCCAGGGCAGCCTGTCCACTTCCGGCAACGTATTCGACCTGGCCATCAATGGCCGCGGCTTCTTCAAGGTAACGCTGCCGGATGGCGAAACCGGCTACACCCGCGATGGCGAATTCCAGCGCGGCGCCACCGGCCGTCTGGAAACCTCGGAAGGCTACCCGCTGCAGCCGGAGCTGACCGTGCCGGACGGCACCGGCTTCCAGGTGGCGGAAGACGGCACCGTGTCCTACATTCCGGCGGGCAGTTCCGCTCGCGCCGATATCGGCCAGCTGCAGCTGGCGGATTTCATCAACCCGGCCGGCCTCGAATCGCTGGGCGGCAACCTTTACCGCGAAACCACCGCATCCGGTGCGCCGATTGCCGGTACCGGCGGGCTGCAGAACTTCGGCACCATCAAGTCCGGCTTCCTGGAGGAATCCAACGTCAACGTGGCGGAGGAGCTGGTGGGCATGATTCAGGCGCAGCGCGCCTATGAAATGAACTCGCGTTCGATCAAGACCTCGGATGAAATGCTGCAGCGTCTGACGCAGATGTAA
- a CDS encoding flagellar basal body P-ring protein FlgI produces MKRLMLALLLAVLCMDAGAAQRLKELAAVAGVRSNPLLGYGLVVGLDGSGDKSNSSPFTTQSLTNMLNQLGVQVPVGTKLDPKNVAAVSLTAVMPPFARRGQPLDITVSSIGDAKSLKGGTLLMSPLKGADGQIYALAQGNVVVGGAGASAGGSKAQVNQLSVGRIPSGGSVEREVPNAFVGSEVVMLNLLESDFTTANHVVQAINREVGSGTARALDGATVEVHAPMDSDSRIQFLSRLENISVEPGEENPLVIINARTGSIVMNKAVKLDPCAIAHGNLSVTVNNTPNVSQPPPLSGGNTVTTNQANIAVKADGGKVLNLPRSANLSQVVNALNTLGATPQDLVSILQAMKSAGSLKADLQII; encoded by the coding sequence ATGAAACGATTGATGCTGGCATTGCTGCTGGCCGTGCTGTGCATGGATGCCGGTGCTGCGCAGCGGCTGAAGGAGCTGGCGGCGGTGGCCGGGGTGCGTTCCAACCCCTTGCTGGGCTATGGCCTGGTGGTGGGTCTGGATGGCAGTGGCGACAAGTCCAACTCCTCGCCGTTCACCACCCAGTCGCTGACCAATATGCTGAACCAGCTGGGGGTGCAGGTGCCGGTAGGGACCAAGCTGGACCCGAAGAACGTGGCGGCAGTGTCGCTGACGGCGGTGATGCCGCCGTTTGCGCGCCGCGGCCAACCTTTGGATATCACCGTGTCCTCGATTGGCGACGCCAAGAGCCTGAAGGGCGGCACGCTGCTGATGTCGCCGCTGAAAGGGGCGGATGGCCAGATCTACGCGCTGGCGCAGGGTAATGTGGTGGTCGGCGGTGCCGGCGCCTCTGCCGGCGGCAGCAAGGCGCAGGTCAACCAGCTGAGCGTTGGCCGCATCCCGTCCGGCGGCTCGGTGGAGCGCGAAGTGCCCAATGCCTTTGTCGGCAGCGAGGTGGTGATGCTCAATCTGCTGGAGTCGGATTTCACCACCGCCAACCACGTGGTGCAGGCCATCAACCGCGAAGTGGGCAGCGGCACCGCCCGCGCGCTGGACGGCGCCACGGTGGAAGTGCACGCGCCGATGGATAGCGACAGCCGCATCCAGTTCCTGTCGCGGCTGGAGAACATCTCGGTGGAGCCGGGCGAAGAGAACCCGCTGGTGATCATCAATGCCCGCACCGGCTCCATCGTGATGAACAAGGCGGTAAAGCTGGACCCGTGCGCGATAGCCCACGGCAACCTGTCGGTTACCGTGAACAACACGCCTAACGTGAGCCAGCCGCCGCCGCTCAGTGGCGGCAATACCGTTACCACCAACCAGGCAAATATTGCCGTCAAGGCCGATGGCGGCAAGGTACTCAACCTGCCGCGCAGCGCCAACCTGTCGCAGGTGGTCAATGCGCTGAATACCCTGGGCGCCACGCCGCAGGACCTGGTTTCCATCCTGCAGGCGATGAAGTCCGCCGGCTCGCTGAAGGCCGATCTGCAAATCATCTGA
- the flgJ gene encoding flagellar assembly peptidoglycan hydrolase FlgJ: MSLSASSNRLVMDPSATDALADLSRKDPKTAMKAVAGQFEALLLNQLMSAMRENPLGGEDDSSEMSTYRGMYDEQLVQGMEQNGGMGLSDMLSKQLLRAANLSDEQQVLPPASSSLPVPVSSARLQQAYGLPASSAASTATTASTADAAANLPADKQAFVAALLPSAQRAAAKLGVSPDVLVAHAALETGWGQRMLRQPDGQNSFNLFGIKAGGSWQGGTVAALTTEYQAGKAKKQVDNFRAYQSYAQAFDDYAQLIENNPRYRQALNQGSDFGAYAQALQQGGYATDPAYAAKLQSVAKYVAAL, from the coding sequence ATGTCCCTGTCTGCCTCGTCCAATCGCCTGGTAATGGACCCGTCCGCCACCGATGCCTTAGCCGATCTGTCGCGCAAGGACCCGAAGACGGCGATGAAGGCCGTTGCCGGCCAGTTCGAGGCCCTGCTGCTCAACCAGCTGATGTCCGCCATGCGCGAAAACCCGCTGGGCGGGGAGGACGATTCGTCGGAGATGTCCACCTACCGCGGCATGTACGACGAGCAGCTGGTGCAGGGCATGGAGCAGAACGGCGGGATGGGGCTGAGCGACATGCTGAGCAAGCAATTGTTGCGGGCGGCAAATCTGTCCGACGAGCAGCAAGTTCTGCCGCCGGCAAGTTCATCGTTGCCGGTGCCGGTGTCCAGCGCGCGCCTGCAGCAGGCATACGGTTTGCCGGCCAGCAGCGCGGCGAGCACGGCAACTACGGCGAGCACCGCGGATGCTGCGGCCAACCTGCCGGCGGACAAACAGGCTTTCGTGGCGGCGCTGCTGCCGTCGGCACAGCGTGCCGCGGCCAAGCTAGGGGTAAGCCCGGACGTGCTGGTGGCCCACGCCGCGCTGGAAACCGGCTGGGGCCAGCGCATGCTGCGCCAGCCGGATGGCCAGAACAGTTTCAACCTGTTCGGTATCAAGGCCGGCGGCAGCTGGCAGGGCGGCACCGTTGCCGCGCTGACCACCGAATACCAGGCCGGCAAGGCGAAGAAGCAGGTGGATAATTTCCGGGCATACCAGTCCTATGCCCAGGCATTTGATGACTACGCGCAGTTGATCGAAAACAACCCGCGCTACCGGCAGGCCCTGAATCAGGGGTCGGATTTCGGCGCTTACGCACAGGCGCTGCAGCAGGGTGGCTATGCCACCGACCCGGCCTATGCCGCCAAGCTGCAGTCTGTCGCCAAGTACGTGGCGGCGCTTTAA
- the flgK gene encoding flagellar hook-associated protein FlgK — MNLLSLGASGLAASRVNLDTTSHNISNVNTEGYSRQVVSQQANLPLYSGFGYLGQGVSISSVSRMFDQFTEDQLRTSNANISSLQAQKNSLGTIDNMLTDSKTGIMASVQDFFTAMQTAAANPTSIATRQVVLSQGQALVDRFQTTNTQIEEMRQSLRSTVQANVQQINTLAGNIANINKQITILSGNGSAANTPNDLLDQRDKMVQDLSKLINVSVVQSNDGNYNVILDNGSSLVVGTQAGSLATQSTQSSINVFFNAVDIGNQVNGQSVPIVYSDLRGGELQGNLQLLGQDIPRVQIDLGNLAVEFTDAVNRQHELGVDLTGSYEPAPTQNYLDPVANTGPYVAQAGGLFQDLSAERTQAEQATSITQEALAMQLAVAHMAVKVGNPAQLAMSSGVVAVAGTNPDGSLVQPQITGVWQEAYLHQDNATPFVGKEANARLVDVLPAPSTGLPNAGSIQIPFNATTNPVFGTPTVTVPGFTCTAVTKSTTQQGVWEFEMTSPTNQTVKLAFKAENMPLSGTQTLTIQARNPATDGVNGMDNNNMLAMNQMQSQPILASTKTSSTSLYPKITDPGFTRTSTMEVFFAQTVSYVGTRGSITNTQLSAQQNLNVEINAKKQSLSGVSLDEEASNLVKFQQAYQASSKVIQMAQDTFKTLLDAIS; from the coding sequence ATGAACCTGTTGAGCTTGGGCGCTTCCGGGCTTGCGGCATCCAGGGTGAACCTGGATACCACCAGCCACAATATCAGTAACGTGAATACTGAGGGCTACTCGCGCCAGGTGGTTTCCCAGCAGGCCAATCTGCCGCTGTACAGCGGTTTTGGCTACCTGGGGCAGGGGGTCAGCATTTCCAGCGTCAGCCGCATGTTCGACCAGTTCACGGAAGACCAGCTGCGTACCTCCAATGCCAACATCAGTTCACTGCAGGCGCAGAAGAACTCGCTGGGCACCATCGACAACATGCTCACCGACAGCAAGACCGGCATCATGGCCTCGGTGCAGGATTTCTTTACCGCCATGCAGACCGCTGCGGCCAACCCTACCTCGATTGCCACCCGCCAGGTGGTGCTGAGCCAGGGGCAGGCACTGGTGGACCGCTTCCAGACCACCAACACCCAGATCGAAGAGATGCGGCAGAGCCTGCGCAGCACGGTGCAGGCTAATGTGCAGCAGATCAACACCCTGGCCGGCAATATCGCCAATATCAACAAGCAGATCACCATTCTGAGCGGCAATGGTAGTGCGGCCAACACCCCGAATGACCTGCTGGATCAGCGGGACAAGATGGTTCAGGACCTGAGCAAGCTGATCAACGTCAGCGTGGTGCAGTCCAATGATGGCAACTACAACGTCATCCTCGACAATGGCTCGTCGCTGGTGGTGGGGACCCAGGCGGGTTCGCTGGCCACCCAGTCTACCCAGAGTTCCATCAACGTGTTTTTCAATGCGGTGGATATCGGCAACCAGGTCAATGGGCAATCGGTGCCTATCGTCTATAGCGATCTGCGCGGTGGAGAGTTGCAGGGCAATCTGCAACTGCTGGGGCAGGATATTCCGCGGGTACAGATCGACCTGGGCAACCTGGCGGTCGAGTTTACCGATGCAGTCAACCGCCAACATGAGCTGGGGGTGGATCTGACCGGTAGTTACGAGCCGGCGCCAACCCAGAACTATCTGGACCCGGTAGCGAATACCGGCCCCTATGTGGCACAGGCCGGTGGTCTGTTCCAGGACTTGAGTGCCGAGCGTACACAGGCCGAGCAGGCGACTTCCATCACGCAGGAAGCGCTGGCCATGCAACTGGCGGTGGCGCATATGGCGGTAAAGGTGGGTAACCCGGCGCAGCTGGCCATGTCTTCCGGTGTGGTGGCAGTGGCGGGAACCAACCCGGATGGCTCGCTGGTACAGCCGCAGATTACCGGGGTGTGGCAAGAAGCCTATCTGCACCAGGACAATGCCACGCCGTTCGTGGGCAAGGAGGCCAACGCACGACTGGTGGATGTGCTGCCGGCGCCGTCTACCGGCTTGCCCAATGCCGGTTCGATCCAGATTCCGTTCAATGCGACCACCAATCCGGTGTTCGGCACCCCCACGGTAACCGTTCCCGGTTTTACGTGTACCGCGGTGACCAAGTCCACGACCCAGCAGGGCGTGTGGGAGTTCGAGATGACCTCGCCGACCAATCAAACGGTCAAGCTGGCGTTCAAGGCGGAGAACATGCCGCTGAGTGGCACCCAGACCCTGACGATTCAGGCCAGGAATCCGGCAACGGATGGCGTGAACGGCATGGACAACAACAATATGCTGGCCATGAACCAGATGCAGTCGCAACCGATTCTGGCCAGTACCAAGACCAGCAGCACGTCGTTGTACCCCAAGATCACCGACCCGGGCTTTACCCGCACCTCGACGATGGAGGTGTTCTTTGCGCAGACGGTGAGCTATGTCGGTACCCGCGGCAGTATTACCAATACCCAGCTGTCGGCGCAGCAGAACCTCAACGTGGAAATCAATGCCAAGAAACAGAGTCTGTCCGGGGTGAGCCTGGATGAAGAGGCATCGAACCTGGTGAAATTCCAGCAGGCCTACCAGGCTTCCAGCAAGGTGATTCAAATGGCCCAGGATACGTTCAAGACCCTTCTTGACGCCATCTCCTGA
- the flgC gene encoding flagellar basal body rod protein FlgC, which translates to MSLSNVFNIAGSALTAQSMRLNLVASNIANAESSTSSTGQPYRARHIMFTATPVVADMPQVAGVRATAVVEDTTPFRMKYQPGHPLADENGYVKMSNVNLVEEMADMISASRSYQTNVEIVNTAKTLLQKTLQLGQ; encoded by the coding sequence ATGTCCCTGTCCAACGTTTTCAACATTGCCGGCTCCGCGCTCACTGCGCAATCCATGCGCCTGAACCTGGTGGCCAGCAATATCGCCAACGCGGAAAGCTCCACCAGCTCCACCGGTCAGCCGTACCGCGCCCGGCACATCATGTTCACCGCCACGCCGGTTGTCGCCGACATGCCGCAGGTGGCCGGGGTGCGTGCCACCGCCGTGGTGGAAGACACCACGCCTTTTCGCATGAAGTATCAGCCGGGCCACCCGCTGGCAGATGAAAACGGCTACGTGAAGATGTCCAACGTGAACCTGGTGGAAGAGATGGCGGACATGATCTCCGCCTCCCGCTCCTACCAGACCAACGTGGAAATCGTGAATACCGCCAAGACCCTGCTGCAGAAAACCCTGCAGCTGGGCCAGTAA
- the flgL gene encoding flagellar hook-associated protein FlgL → MRISTTSQFSLGVFYMQQKQDTLQQLYQQISSQQRVINAADDPAAASQAVEVTATANRNDRFVSNASLAYDQLSISDSTLQSVSDAITSIRELAVQAGKPTLSTTDRAAMRSQLVEDTKNLVGLLNATSAEGNYIFGGTATGSKPFDVQWDPAIKITYQGNTQRQEVAIGTSRTLALTEPGNMVGGSTSVVPNLTTPLAAVPASPPAVPNALPAVTVDPDTFTNGNQLFQAISRLDQLLRTGPNDPASTAAFDRMLYQSQQAPVPNQFQPYQDFANRPDWQPIIQQTGSSGAAYYSKGMEAVLSGLDAGFEQVVSVNTVIGSRMNAAQTVKDIGGAQSINYSTRLEQLVGLGQDAYVKAISDYQAAVTSLQASQQTFSGISKLSLFNYL, encoded by the coding sequence ATGAGAATCTCGACGACTTCCCAATTCAGTTTGGGTGTGTTCTACATGCAGCAAAAGCAGGACACCCTGCAGCAGCTGTATCAGCAGATATCCAGCCAGCAGCGCGTTATCAACGCCGCCGATGATCCGGCTGCGGCATCGCAGGCGGTTGAAGTCACTGCGACTGCCAACCGTAATGACCGCTTTGTGAGCAATGCGTCGCTGGCGTATGACCAGCTGTCCATTTCCGACAGTACGCTGCAGAGCGTGTCGGACGCGATAACGAGTATTCGTGAACTGGCGGTGCAGGCAGGCAAGCCCACGCTGTCGACAACCGACAGGGCCGCAATGCGCAGCCAGCTGGTTGAGGATACGAAGAACCTTGTCGGGCTGTTGAACGCCACCAGTGCGGAAGGCAATTATATTTTTGGCGGTACCGCGACTGGCAGCAAGCCTTTCGACGTGCAGTGGGACCCGGCCATCAAGATTACCTACCAGGGCAATACCCAGCGCCAGGAGGTGGCCATTGGCACTTCGCGTACCCTGGCATTGACCGAGCCCGGCAATATGGTGGGCGGTTCGACCAGCGTGGTGCCGAATCTGACTACCCCGCTGGCGGCCGTTCCCGCCAGCCCGCCGGCGGTACCGAATGCCTTGCCTGCGGTGACAGTGGACCCGGATACCTTTACCAATGGCAACCAGCTGTTCCAGGCCATCTCCCGTCTCGATCAGCTGCTGCGCACCGGCCCCAATGACCCGGCCAGCACGGCGGCGTTTGATCGCATGCTGTACCAGTCACAGCAGGCACCGGTACCGAATCAGTTCCAGCCGTATCAGGACTTTGCCAACCGCCCGGATTGGCAACCAATAATCCAGCAGACTGGCAGCAGCGGCGCCGCTTACTATTCCAAAGGTATGGAGGCTGTATTGAGCGGGCTGGATGCCGGCTTCGAACAGGTGGTGTCGGTGAATACCGTCATCGGCTCGCGCATGAATGCCGCCCAGACGGTGAAGGATATCGGCGGTGCGCAGTCAATCAATTACTCGACACGGCTGGAGCAACTGGTGGGCCTGGGGCAGGATGCCTATGTGAAGGCCATTTCCGATTACCAGGCGGCGGTGACTTCGCTGCAGGCATCGCAGCAGACCTTCTCCGGCATCAGCAAGCTGTCGCTGTTCAACTACCTGTAA
- a CDS encoding flagellar basal body L-ring protein FlgH has product MKKLLPMLIVTVLLTACSTQSQPITQQPMSLRPQPPAMPVPSQGAIFQAGSFQPFFEDKVPLRVGDILTVTISENTTSSNKEDSTGSRSSNVNGSIGAGLSLPFVPGALEKKLAGTSLSGSGSGSESGKTSNTTSNQFQATITVTVIDVYPNGNLLVSGEKQIKINSEHEFVRLSGVVNPRDIKQDRTIDSTRLADARVEELNQGRNRLYNDTGWLQKIFLSVMPF; this is encoded by the coding sequence ATGAAAAAACTGCTGCCGATGTTGATCGTTACTGTGTTGCTGACCGCATGCAGCACGCAATCGCAACCGATCACCCAGCAACCGATGTCGCTGCGGCCACAGCCGCCGGCGATGCCGGTGCCGTCGCAGGGCGCCATCTTCCAGGCTGGCAGCTTCCAGCCCTTCTTCGAGGACAAGGTGCCATTGCGGGTGGGGGACATCCTCACGGTGACCATCAGCGAAAACACCACCTCCTCCAACAAGGAAGACTCCACCGGCAGCCGCTCCAGCAACGTCAACGGCTCGATCGGCGCAGGCCTGTCGCTGCCCTTCGTGCCGGGCGCGCTGGAGAAGAAACTGGCCGGTACCAGCCTTAGCGGCAGTGGTTCCGGCAGCGAGTCTGGCAAGACCAGCAATACCACCAGCAACCAGTTCCAGGCCACCATCACCGTGACGGTGATCGATGTCTACCCCAACGGCAACCTGCTGGTGAGCGGCGAGAAGCAGATCAAGATCAACAGCGAGCATGAGTTCGTGCGCCTGTCCGGCGTGGTCAACCCGCGCGATATCAAGCAGGATCGCACCATCGATTCCACCCGCCTGGCGGATGCGCGGGTCGAAGAGCTCAACCAGGGGCGCAACCGTCTGTACAACGACACCGGTTGGCTGCAGAAGATTTTCCTGTCGGTGATGCCGTTCTGA